In a genomic window of Acidilobus saccharovorans 345-15:
- a CDS encoding CdvA-like protein, protein MPAIKVDEISKFIGSEVFDDFGRSLGTLIAVESDIDGKVSSIIVKSEDLSLDVIEGERVKVSDDKVTVTPEWKFEILQVIENLDRAYKRRKAIENISSRNDLPAVVVEPMKRKLEDEIKALKLKADEVKKVVNSRIGEIDDESLKVARAIATIGISYFSGEISERGYTQSMNHLRKLQDSLSEEKKAAKDLLDKLDKVVQLASEGEVQKAVQPQPSTTTQSPVAAGPNAQQTMVVKIEA, encoded by the coding sequence GCCTCGGCACGCTCATAGCTGTGGAGAGCGACATAGACGGCAAGGTGTCGTCTATAATAGTTAAGTCCGAGGACCTGTCACTTGATGTCATAGAGGGCGAGAGAGTTAAGGTTAGTGACGACAAGGTAACGGTGACTCCTGAGTGGAAGTTTGAGATACTGCAGGTGATAGAGAATCTTGACAGGGCCTACAAGAGGAGAAAGGCCATCGAGAACATAAGTAGCAGGAACGACCTTCCAGCTGTAGTAGTAGAGCCCATGAAGAGAAAGCTTGAAGATGAGATAAAGGCGCTCAAACTAAAGGCTGACGAGGTCAAGAAGGTCGTAAACTCAAGAATAGGTGAGATAGATGACGAAAGCCTCAAAGTTGCCAGGGCCATAGCAACTATAGGGATCTCCTACTTCAGCGGGGAGATAAGCGAGAGAGGCTACACGCAGAGCATGAACCACCTCAGGAAGCTTCAGGACAGCCTAAGCGAGGAAAAGAAGGCTGCCAAGGACCTGTTGGACAAGCTGGATAAGGTAGTGCAACTGGCCAGCGAGGGCGAGGTTCAGAAAGCTGTACAGCCTCAGCCTTCGACGACCACCCAAAGCCCGGTAGCCGCGGGCCCCAACGCACAACAAACTATGGTAGTTAAGATAGAGGCCTAA
- a CDS encoding 50S ribosomal protein L16 has translation MPMRPGRCYSHITSQPYTRKEYIHGAPQPKISKFTAGSPAVQGNYEVRVQLISLERGQIRSNALESARLMASKYLSTTVGDPNYFLVVRTYPHQVIRENKMMAFAGADRLQDGMRLSFGTPVGVAAVVDIGDAIIDVFGRASDLDKIKEALRRAASKIPHRTRIVIREIRGQGPSQEPSKAA, from the coding sequence ATGCCCATGAGGCCTGGCCGCTGCTATTCCCATATAACTAGCCAGCCTTATACTAGGAAAGAGTATATACATGGGGCTCCACAGCCAAAGATCTCGAAGTTCACTGCTGGAAGTCCGGCAGTCCAGGGCAACTACGAGGTGAGGGTTCAGCTTATCTCGCTCGAGAGAGGCCAGATAAGGTCTAACGCGCTGGAGTCCGCAAGGTTAATGGCCTCTAAGTACCTTTCAACGACCGTAGGGGACCCGAACTATTTCCTCGTGGTGAGGACCTATCCACACCAGGTTATAAGGGAGAACAAGATGATGGCTTTTGCGGGCGCCGACAGGCTCCAGGATGGCATGAGACTCTCGTTTGGAACTCCCGTCGGTGTGGCTGCCGTCGTTGATATAGGCGATGCAATAATTGATGTGTTCGGCAGAGCATCAGACCTAGACAAGATAAAGGAAGCTCTCAGGAGGGCAGCCTCTAAGATACCTCATAGGACCCGCATCGTGATAAGGGAGATTAGAGGCCAGGGGCCTAGCCAGGAACCCTCCAAGGCAGCTTAG
- the glyA gene encoding serine hydroxymethyltransferase produces the protein MIDRDTFVKIFELTNSQNVWRLKETINLIASENVMSPAAMAVYINDFMHRYAEGKPFKRHYQGTKYIDELEVLADKLMGELLDTDMVDLRPISGTIANAAVFRALAAPGEQAVIAPVQAGAHVSHTKFGTLGALGIKQVELPYDEERMNVDVDKAVKVIEQVKPKFAVLGGSVYLFPHPVKEIAEAVHSVGGKLVYDAAHVLGLIVGKAWENPLKHGADVITASTHKTFPGPQGGVIFFSDEATYKEVGKTIFPWFVSSHHLHRIPATAVVALEMKEYGHNYAEQITKNAKKLAEALAERGFTVLGESMGYTMSHQVLVDVSKQGGGAKVAAELEQANIILNKNLLPHDPPEAVRNPSGLRIGVQEMTRFGMKEPEMEVIADFMERVAIKGEDPAKVREEVKQFRSQFTKVHYAYTLDDLQGITYADAIKLLE, from the coding sequence TTGATAGACAGGGACACCTTTGTCAAGATTTTTGAGTTGACGAACTCTCAAAACGTGTGGAGGCTAAAGGAGACCATAAACCTCATAGCAAGCGAGAACGTCATGAGCCCCGCGGCTATGGCCGTTTACATTAATGACTTTATGCACAGGTATGCGGAGGGCAAACCCTTCAAGAGGCACTACCAGGGCACCAAGTATATAGACGAGCTTGAGGTCCTTGCTGACAAGCTCATGGGCGAGCTGCTCGACACAGACATGGTTGACTTGAGGCCCATAAGCGGCACCATAGCTAACGCTGCAGTTTTCAGGGCGCTCGCCGCTCCGGGCGAGCAGGCCGTCATAGCTCCTGTCCAGGCGGGCGCCCACGTGAGCCACACTAAGTTTGGCACGCTGGGGGCCCTTGGCATCAAGCAGGTGGAGCTGCCCTATGACGAGGAAAGAATGAACGTAGATGTAGACAAGGCCGTTAAAGTAATAGAGCAGGTGAAGCCCAAGTTCGCCGTCCTGGGAGGAAGCGTCTACCTTTTCCCGCACCCAGTTAAGGAAATAGCGGAAGCCGTGCACTCGGTTGGCGGCAAACTTGTCTACGATGCAGCGCACGTACTCGGACTTATAGTAGGTAAGGCGTGGGAGAATCCGCTTAAGCACGGCGCTGACGTTATCACAGCGTCGACGCACAAGACGTTCCCAGGGCCCCAGGGAGGCGTCATATTCTTCTCGGACGAGGCCACGTACAAGGAGGTTGGGAAGACCATATTCCCATGGTTTGTGAGCAGCCACCACCTGCACAGGATACCTGCCACTGCAGTTGTAGCCCTGGAAATGAAGGAGTATGGCCATAACTACGCTGAGCAGATAACTAAGAACGCAAAGAAACTGGCCGAGGCCCTTGCTGAGAGGGGGTTCACAGTCCTTGGGGAGTCTATGGGTTATACTATGAGCCACCAGGTTCTGGTTGACGTCTCAAAGCAGGGGGGCGGAGCTAAGGTAGCCGCTGAGCTGGAGCAGGCCAACATAATACTTAACAAGAACCTCCTCCCGCACGACCCGCCCGAGGCCGTAAGGAATCCAAGCGGGCTGAGGATAGGAGTTCAGGAAATGACTAGGTTTGGCATGAAGGAGCCAGAGATGGAAGTGATAGCGGACTTCATGGAGAGGGTAGCGATCAAAGGCGAGGATCCAGCTAAGGTAAGGGAAGAGGTTAAGCAGTTCAGGTCGCAGTTCACCAAGGTGCACTATGCCTACACGCTTGATGATCTGCAGGGTATAACTTATGCGGATGCTATAAAGCTCTTGGAGTGA
- a CDS encoding oligopeptide/dipeptide ABC transporter ATP-binding protein produces MVSNEILIETRNLKVYFQKGGLFSKKSFVKAVDDVTIQIRKGEILGLVGESGSGKTTLGRTTIGLQAPTSGQVIYYDSKGTPHEITPKKINKDIRRKLQMVYQDPFSSIDPYMKVYDALRQPLYYAGVKDPAEATEIIHKAFDEVGLPYDLLSNFVFQLSGGQRQRVAIARALMLNPEYLVADEPVTMLDASLKGLIVDDLRKINAERGISILFITHELPIAKVISHRIAIMYLGKIVEIGPTKKVIENPLHPYTQALLQAYPRLDPSLRDKMIKVNVRELELVVPKSGCRFHPRCPFVMDRCRAEEPALKEVEPGHFVACYLY; encoded by the coding sequence ATGGTGTCAAATGAGATCTTAATAGAGACCCGCAACCTCAAGGTGTACTTCCAGAAGGGGGGCCTCTTCAGCAAGAAGTCCTTTGTTAAGGCTGTAGACGACGTAACTATACAGATACGCAAGGGCGAGATACTCGGGCTTGTGGGTGAGAGCGGCAGCGGCAAGACAACCCTCGGCAGGACTACGATAGGACTTCAGGCTCCCACGTCAGGGCAGGTTATATACTATGATAGTAAGGGGACGCCGCACGAGATAACTCCTAAGAAGATAAATAAGGATATCAGGAGGAAGCTTCAGATGGTTTATCAGGACCCCTTCTCGTCAATAGACCCCTACATGAAGGTATATGACGCTTTAAGGCAACCCCTTTACTATGCTGGCGTTAAGGATCCGGCCGAGGCCACTGAGATAATTCATAAGGCTTTTGACGAGGTAGGGCTTCCGTATGATCTCCTGTCGAACTTCGTGTTCCAGCTCAGCGGGGGCCAGAGGCAGAGGGTGGCTATAGCCAGGGCCCTCATGTTAAATCCTGAGTACCTGGTTGCTGACGAGCCCGTGACCATGTTAGACGCCTCGCTCAAGGGGCTCATAGTTGACGATCTGAGAAAGATAAACGCCGAGAGGGGCATATCTATACTGTTCATAACTCACGAGCTCCCAATAGCGAAGGTTATCTCGCACAGGATAGCCATAATGTATCTAGGCAAGATAGTCGAGATAGGCCCGACCAAGAAGGTGATCGAGAATCCACTTCATCCATATACTCAGGCCCTGCTTCAGGCATATCCAAGACTGGACCCAAGCCTAAGGGATAAGATGATAAAAGTTAATGTCAGAGAACTAGAGCTGGTAGTGCCTAAGAGCGGCTGCAGGTTCCACCCCAGGTGTCCCTTCGTAATGGACAGGTGCAGGGCGGAGGAGCCGGCGCTTAAGGAGGTGGAGCCTGGCCACTTTGTAGCGTGTTATCTCTACTAG
- a CDS encoding acyl-CoA dehydrogenase family protein, with the protein MASKEEVLKVLNELLPTKAKDIDDKNLVDKDVIDRLSSAGAFNAVSLGMRSVYEVVREASKWSPAVAHIIMSSSTVALRFKEEGHIYSICITEPGGGTDIKANLKTVAEEKGDEAIITGEKVFASNAAYADRFLVLANGPKGPTLYMVTRDPSVEVEVQDLFTFRGAGVSRVKFNSSHGIRIGTPGKGIREALETVNYERLGYGMIGLGIKEGALEEAGSKALRKVIFGKELGEFQGVRWMLADLEIRSRALDALIRDAIDKAEKGGLDPYDAAMAKLLGAEVAQKATWTAIQIMGGTGFSRGSRLEWLARDARMLDIGAGAREVLYDFIGDLAVKKYRGA; encoded by the coding sequence ATGGCGTCAAAGGAGGAAGTGCTGAAAGTCCTTAATGAGCTGCTGCCTACCAAGGCAAAGGATATAGACGATAAGAACTTAGTTGACAAGGACGTCATAGATAGGCTTTCTTCGGCTGGAGCATTCAATGCAGTATCCCTTGGCATGAGGTCCGTATACGAGGTCGTGAGGGAGGCCTCTAAGTGGAGCCCGGCAGTGGCACACATAATAATGTCATCATCAACCGTCGCCCTCAGGTTTAAGGAGGAGGGCCACATATACTCAATCTGCATAACTGAGCCAGGGGGAGGCACCGACATAAAGGCTAACCTAAAGACCGTTGCCGAGGAGAAGGGCGACGAGGCTATTATTACTGGCGAAAAAGTCTTCGCTAGCAACGCGGCCTACGCGGACAGGTTCTTGGTACTTGCCAATGGCCCTAAGGGGCCAACTCTGTACATGGTCACAAGGGACCCCTCAGTTGAAGTTGAAGTCCAGGACCTCTTCACGTTCAGGGGCGCCGGAGTCTCGAGGGTCAAGTTCAACAGCTCTCACGGCATCAGGATTGGAACCCCAGGCAAAGGCATTAGGGAGGCGCTCGAGACCGTTAACTACGAAAGGCTGGGATACGGCATGATAGGCCTTGGCATAAAGGAGGGGGCCCTCGAGGAGGCGGGTTCCAAGGCGTTGAGAAAGGTCATATTCGGCAAGGAACTGGGGGAGTTTCAGGGCGTAAGGTGGATGTTAGCTGACCTGGAGATCAGGTCAAGGGCCCTCGACGCCCTTATAAGGGACGCCATAGACAAGGCGGAGAAGGGAGGCCTAGATCCATACGATGCCGCTATGGCAAAGCTGCTCGGGGCTGAGGTTGCGCAAAAGGCGACGTGGACCGCAATACAGATAATGGGCGGAACCGGCTTCTCAAGAGGATCAAGGCTCGAGTGGCTCGCGAGGGACGCCAGGATGCTTGACATAGGCGCAGGGGCCAGGGAGGTGCTCTATGACTTCATAGGCGACCTGGCCGTCAAGAAGTACAGAGGGGCCTGA
- a CDS encoding triose-phosphate isomerase, whose amino-acid sequence MPRLVFAVNFKAYETAFNEKSLEIAREASKASSRYGNVRVILIVPAAIASKVLQIYDDVYIEHADPVDYGAYTGYLPAKAARLLGVRGILVNHSEHKMIYRDVAKVVETASKDGIETMACADTPGEAAGLAYLRPTYIAIEPPELIGTGVSVSKARPEVITEGVKAVKAVADIPVLAGAGITYREDVVRAVQLGASGILLASAVMKAADPDKALSEFVDALSSVA is encoded by the coding sequence ATGCCTAGGCTGGTCTTCGCCGTAAATTTTAAGGCATACGAGACCGCATTTAATGAGAAGTCGCTGGAGATAGCTAGGGAGGCGTCAAAGGCCTCCTCAAGATACGGCAACGTCCGGGTTATTCTCATAGTGCCTGCTGCGATTGCATCAAAGGTGCTCCAAATTTACGACGACGTCTACATTGAGCATGCAGATCCCGTGGACTACGGGGCTTACACGGGCTACCTGCCAGCTAAGGCAGCTAGGCTGCTTGGAGTTAGGGGCATTCTAGTAAATCACAGTGAACACAAGATGATCTACAGGGACGTAGCTAAGGTTGTCGAAACGGCGTCCAAGGACGGCATAGAAACTATGGCCTGCGCCGACACGCCTGGCGAGGCCGCTGGGCTGGCTTACTTGAGGCCAACCTACATAGCAATTGAGCCGCCAGAGCTCATAGGCACTGGGGTCTCAGTTTCCAAGGCCAGGCCTGAAGTTATCACTGAGGGCGTTAAGGCCGTAAAGGCAGTGGCCGATATACCTGTGCTGGCCGGCGCTGGGATCACGTATAGGGAGGACGTCGTACGTGCAGTGCAACTCGGCGCCAGCGGCATACTGCTGGCAAGCGCTGTAATGAAGGCCGCGGATCCGGACAAAGCGCTCAGCGAGTTCGTAGATGCGCTCAGCTCTGTTGCATGA
- a CDS encoding HTH domain-containing protein: protein MPDPEVSAQIIEVLLDRKEISVRDITKELNVSYPLVLRVINDLTGLGIVTTSKLKIEGRGRPRKLVKLNVNKLLAMLDECRKSLDEVEKLIESKAKEVEGPQTVMQQS, encoded by the coding sequence GTGCCGGACCCCGAGGTCTCCGCACAAATAATAGAGGTCCTACTCGACCGCAAGGAGATAAGCGTCAGGGATATTACAAAAGAGCTGAACGTCAGCTACCCGCTCGTCCTGAGGGTAATCAACGATCTGACGGGCCTGGGAATAGTGACCACCAGCAAGCTCAAGATAGAGGGAAGGGGGAGGCCGAGAAAGCTGGTCAAACTTAACGTTAACAAGTTACTTGCGATGCTCGACGAGTGCAGGAAGAGCCTCGACGAGGTCGAGAAGCTGATAGAGTCCAAAGCGAAGGAAGTTGAAGGACCTCAAACAGTCATGCAACAGAGCTGA
- a CDS encoding ABC transporter ATP-binding protein, producing the protein MPPLLKVENLKIYFHMPRGYVRAVDEVSLELNEGEIIGVAGESGSGKSTLALGIMRLIMPPGFIEGGNVYFEGNEILHLPEKVFNSEYRWKRIAMVFQGSMNGFTPVYRIRDQIKEVLEVHGYTGDPDQRVNELMKMVNLDPSIADRYPHELSGGQRQRAFIAMALALNPKVLLADEPTTALDVITQTHIINLLKQLKKELNLSILFITHDLALMSMLADRIYVMYAGRIVEHASTENIVKNAKHPYTKLLMESVPDLSKDYVKGIPGSMPDLARLPPGCRFSTRCPFVMDRCRAEEPKLRRVGENDVACWLY; encoded by the coding sequence ATGCCGCCTCTACTTAAGGTGGAGAACCTGAAGATATACTTCCACATGCCAAGGGGCTATGTAAGAGCAGTGGATGAAGTGAGCCTTGAGCTGAATGAAGGCGAAATAATAGGCGTGGCGGGGGAGAGCGGCAGCGGCAAGAGCACCCTGGCCCTGGGAATAATGAGGCTCATAATGCCCCCAGGATTTATAGAAGGAGGTAATGTGTACTTCGAGGGTAACGAGATCCTGCACCTGCCTGAGAAGGTCTTTAACTCGGAGTACAGGTGGAAGAGGATAGCCATGGTCTTCCAGGGCTCGATGAATGGCTTCACGCCTGTCTATAGGATAAGGGATCAGATCAAGGAGGTTCTGGAGGTTCATGGCTATACGGGGGATCCCGACCAGCGGGTCAATGAGCTCATGAAAATGGTGAACCTGGACCCCTCAATAGCCGACAGGTATCCGCACGAGCTCAGCGGAGGGCAGCGGCAGAGGGCTTTCATAGCTATGGCCCTAGCGCTCAACCCAAAGGTGTTGCTGGCTGACGAGCCTACTACGGCTCTCGACGTTATTACTCAGACCCATATAATAAACCTGCTCAAGCAGCTGAAGAAGGAGCTCAACCTTTCAATACTGTTCATAACGCACGACCTGGCGCTTATGTCAATGCTGGCAGACAGAATTTACGTGATGTACGCCGGCCGGATAGTTGAGCACGCAAGCACTGAAAACATAGTCAAGAACGCAAAGCACCCATACACTAAGCTCCTTATGGAGTCGGTCCCCGACCTAAGTAAAGACTACGTCAAGGGCATACCGGGCTCAATGCCAGACCTGGCCAGGCTTCCGCCTGGCTGCAGGTTCAGCACCAGGTGTCCCTTCGTAATGGACAGGTGCAGGGCGGAGGAGCCGAAGCTGAGGAGGGTGGGCGAGAATGACGTCGCGTGCTGGCTTTATTGA
- the fbp gene encoding fructose-1,6-bisphosphate aldolase/phosphatase, with translation MGILVSSGGTKTTLSVIKADIGSIAGHHKAHPDTLLAASRVLAEGKKKGIIADFYVTAIGDDIQLIMTHFRGVNDPQVHELAWSAFKEATSVAKDLGLYAAGQDLLSDTFSGNVRGLGPGVAELEFNERPSEPVAIFMADKTEPSAFNLPLYKIFADPFNTAGLVIDPKMHSGFVFTVLDLYEGKAVDLSTPEELYDLLALIGTTSRYVIKYVHRKDGEPAAVVSSERLNLIAGKYIGKDDPVMIVRLQSGFPALGEALEAFSFPHLVAGWMRGSHFGPLMPVGLKDAKMTRFDGPPRVLGLGFNIKAGRLVGPTDLFDDVAFDEVRRQAAEIADYMRRHGPFMPHRLGPEEMEYTTLPDVLKRLEGRFRPFDLGYRPIVKHEDLLE, from the coding sequence ATGGGGATTCTAGTGTCGTCTGGCGGAACAAAGACTACCCTGAGCGTGATAAAGGCCGACATCGGAAGCATAGCTGGGCATCATAAAGCACATCCAGACACCCTTCTTGCCGCCTCAAGGGTCCTGGCCGAGGGCAAGAAGAAGGGTATAATAGCGGACTTTTACGTGACCGCGATAGGCGACGATATTCAGCTCATAATGACGCACTTCAGGGGCGTTAATGATCCTCAGGTTCACGAGCTTGCGTGGAGCGCATTTAAGGAGGCAACGTCCGTGGCTAAGGACCTGGGCCTATATGCTGCCGGCCAGGACCTGCTAAGCGACACCTTCAGCGGTAACGTCAGGGGGCTGGGGCCGGGGGTCGCGGAGCTGGAGTTTAACGAGAGGCCTTCAGAGCCCGTAGCTATTTTTATGGCTGACAAGACGGAGCCAAGCGCCTTTAACCTGCCTCTCTACAAGATCTTTGCTGACCCGTTTAACACCGCAGGGCTTGTAATAGACCCTAAGATGCACAGCGGCTTTGTGTTCACGGTGCTAGACCTTTACGAGGGCAAGGCGGTTGACCTGTCGACGCCTGAGGAGCTCTACGACCTGTTGGCACTCATAGGCACCACGTCAAGGTACGTCATAAAGTACGTCCATAGGAAAGATGGAGAGCCGGCGGCCGTGGTCAGCTCGGAGAGGCTTAACCTAATAGCGGGCAAATATATAGGCAAGGACGACCCAGTTATGATAGTTAGGCTTCAGTCAGGCTTCCCCGCGCTCGGGGAGGCGCTTGAGGCCTTCTCGTTCCCTCACCTGGTGGCCGGCTGGATGCGCGGCAGCCACTTCGGCCCACTTATGCCAGTTGGCCTTAAGGATGCTAAGATGACAAGGTTTGACGGGCCTCCAAGGGTACTTGGACTTGGCTTCAATATAAAAGCTGGCAGGCTTGTGGGCCCAACAGACCTCTTTGATGATGTGGCCTTTGACGAGGTCAGGAGGCAGGCAGCGGAGATCGCAGATTACATGAGAAGGCACGGCCCCTTCATGCCGCACAGGCTAGGTCCTGAAGAGATGGAATATACAACGCTGCCCGACGTACTAAAGCGCCTTGAGGGCAGGTTCAGGCCGTTTGACCTAGGATATAGGCCCATCGTAAAGCATGAGGACCTGCTGGAGTGA